A region from the Catellatospora sp. TT07R-123 genome encodes:
- a CDS encoding SLC13 family permease, whose amino-acid sequence MTTTRQQQEQPELVTARPRPRLEAMDWIAIGLLLGGGAAVATGLLPYADAKATVSRILPLLVFLGSVIVLAELAARAELFDVIAVKVTALGRGRNVALFLLCFAFAALNTIFLNLDTTAVLLTPVLLATARRANTAALPLAMTTVWLANTASLLLPVSNLTNLLAADRIDLEPLDFAAKMALPQLAALIPIGLCLWLFYWRTNPPRYEIPPPHRPADPRLFRVAAVCVAGFIVCILTGVTIEIASIAGAVLLLVAFLIWRRTELSWSMLPWRLLVFVTGLFLVVDTISRHGLSTVMSALIGTDPGTEGVIRAASVGAGSANLLNNLPSYVAGESVIPVANHDQLIGLLIGTNVGPLIVPWASLATMIWAERCRANGLRIQWRPFILASTVAAILTLATTTGALLLTP is encoded by the coding sequence GTGACGACCACTCGGCAGCAGCAGGAGCAGCCAGAACTCGTCACCGCGCGGCCACGCCCGCGCCTGGAGGCGATGGACTGGATCGCGATCGGGCTGCTGCTCGGCGGCGGCGCCGCCGTGGCGACCGGGCTGCTGCCGTACGCCGACGCGAAGGCCACCGTCTCGCGGATCCTGCCGCTGCTGGTCTTCCTCGGCTCGGTGATCGTGCTCGCGGAGCTGGCCGCCCGCGCCGAGCTGTTCGACGTGATCGCGGTCAAGGTCACCGCTCTGGGCCGCGGCCGCAACGTCGCGCTGTTCCTGCTCTGCTTCGCGTTCGCCGCGCTCAACACGATCTTCCTCAACCTCGACACCACCGCGGTCCTGCTCACCCCGGTGCTGCTGGCCACCGCGCGGCGCGCGAACACGGCCGCGCTGCCCCTGGCCATGACCACGGTCTGGCTGGCCAACACCGCCAGCCTGCTGCTGCCCGTGTCGAACCTCACCAACCTGCTCGCCGCCGACCGCATCGACCTGGAGCCGCTGGACTTCGCCGCCAAGATGGCGCTGCCGCAGCTGGCCGCCCTGATCCCGATCGGCCTGTGCCTCTGGCTGTTCTACTGGCGCACCAACCCGCCCCGGTACGAGATCCCCCCGCCGCACCGGCCCGCCGACCCGCGCCTGTTCCGGGTCGCGGCGGTCTGCGTGGCCGGGTTCATCGTCTGCATCCTGACCGGCGTCACCATCGAGATCGCCTCGATCGCGGGCGCGGTGCTGCTGCTGGTGGCGTTCCTGATCTGGCGCCGCACCGAACTGTCCTGGAGCATGCTGCCGTGGCGGCTGCTGGTCTTCGTCACCGGCCTGTTCCTGGTCGTCGACACGATCAGCCGGCACGGGCTGTCCACGGTCATGTCGGCGCTGATCGGGACCGACCCCGGCACCGAGGGCGTGATCCGGGCCGCGTCGGTCGGCGCGGGCTCGGCGAACCTGCTGAACAACCTGCCCAGCTACGTCGCGGGCGAGTCGGTGATCCCGGTCGCCAACCACGACCAGCTCATCGGCCTGCTCATCGGCACCAACGTCGGCCCGCTGATCGTGCCGTGGGCGTCGCTGGCCACCATGATCTGGGCCGAACGCTGCCGCGCCAACGGGCTGCGCATCCAGTGGCGCCCGTTCATCCTGGCCAGCACGGTCGCCGCGATCCTCACCCTCGCCACCACCACCGGCGCCCTCCTCCTCACCCCCTGA
- a CDS encoding flavin reductase, which produces MDSAQLRQVLSQWPSGVAIVTTLADDGSHRPHGMTASSFSSVSLDPPLVSVCLGNHLPTRAMVAASGVFALSFLGKDQAEIGRRFAGQVPGLTDRFAGADWVTGPTGCPMLADATGRLDCTVEHAYPGGDHTIFVGRVREAAVDRVTAPLLFHSRSWGQLADPLPDEITITVVDGAARVGAEVSVRDPGDLPAVRDLATALPVRAYVADAFAPDREALVLATLDALAGLPDVALGCAEDTAASPLQVRRVLQDAVVRVRPAALHVRLRAHHGLGLVNALVAMKSGVRRFDAVRDPASGGLPADDLLLLARQLGVACAEPA; this is translated from the coding sequence GTGGACAGCGCGCAGCTGCGTCAGGTGCTCAGCCAGTGGCCCAGCGGCGTCGCCATCGTCACCACCCTGGCCGACGACGGCTCGCACCGTCCGCACGGCATGACCGCGAGCTCATTCTCCTCGGTCAGCCTCGATCCGCCACTGGTCTCCGTCTGCCTCGGCAACCACCTGCCCACCCGGGCCATGGTCGCCGCCTCGGGCGTGTTCGCGCTCAGCTTCCTCGGCAAGGACCAGGCCGAGATCGGCCGCCGCTTCGCCGGCCAGGTCCCCGGCCTCACCGACCGGTTCGCCGGAGCCGACTGGGTCACCGGCCCGACCGGCTGCCCGATGCTCGCCGACGCGACCGGGCGCCTGGACTGCACCGTCGAGCACGCCTACCCCGGCGGCGACCACACCATCTTCGTGGGCCGCGTGCGCGAGGCCGCCGTCGACCGGGTCACCGCCCCGCTGCTGTTCCACTCGCGCAGCTGGGGCCAGCTCGCCGACCCGCTGCCCGACGAGATCACCATCACCGTCGTGGACGGCGCCGCCCGGGTCGGCGCCGAGGTGAGCGTACGCGACCCCGGCGACCTGCCCGCCGTGCGCGACCTCGCCACCGCGCTGCCCGTGCGCGCCTACGTCGCCGACGCGTTCGCCCCCGACCGCGAGGCCCTGGTGCTGGCCACCCTCGACGCGCTGGCCGGGCTGCCCGACGTCGCGCTCGGCTGCGCCGAGGACACGGCCGCGTCGCCGCTACAGGTGCGCCGGGTGCTGCAGGACGCGGTGGTGCGGGTGCGCCCGGCCGCGCTGCACGTGCGGCTGCGCGCCCACCACGGCCTGGGACTGGTCAACGCGCTGGTGGCGATGAAGAGCGGCGTGCGCCGCTTCGACGCCGTACGCGATCCGGCTTCCGGCGGCCTGCCCGCCGACGACCTGCTGCTGCTGGCCCGCCAGCTCGGCGTGGCCTGCGCCGAACCGGCCTGA
- a CDS encoding RICIN domain-containing protein, which yields MALPTPLRARWLLPAAAAALLLSTALSGSATARPAAPEPEFHAFGADARPIAMPVDDAARGLVHKGLAADTNGVCVGGFRVVSVQPVMCSHGPDAPPAELSVKRGIAPMKALAAPLAALAVCEGDGVSGRRVEVLYVHGDTNRYSQYLETFRTLAEGMDVIYNESARETGGERHIRFVTENVNGACRPVVRDVRVAQSSLSEFGASVNAVKALGYNRTDRKYVMLTEANVYCGIGGFAGDTRKTDDNRSNFGPEFGRSDNGCWTSAVASHELGHNLGAVNNNAPNASGGAHCTDEYDVMCYSDEPNHPQMRYLCTAQSHDQRLDCNHDDYYSTNPPSGSYLANNFNVADNLFLIRGGGSGARSIINPVSGRCLDVSGGRTADGTKTQLWDCLNNPAQLWQRVGNTLVNPNSGKCLDVAGASTADGAEVRLWTCLNNSAQQWIFQANGNLLNPASGKCLDADAWGTANGTPTILWACGGGPQANQVWVWR from the coding sequence ATGGCTCTGCCGACACCCCTACGCGCCCGGTGGCTGCTGCCCGCTGCCGCCGCGGCGCTGCTGCTGTCCACCGCCCTGTCCGGTTCGGCCACGGCCCGTCCCGCCGCGCCCGAACCCGAGTTCCACGCCTTCGGCGCCGACGCCCGCCCGATCGCGATGCCGGTCGACGACGCCGCCCGCGGCCTCGTGCACAAGGGACTGGCCGCTGACACCAATGGCGTCTGCGTCGGCGGCTTCCGGGTCGTCTCGGTGCAGCCCGTCATGTGCAGCCACGGCCCCGACGCCCCGCCCGCCGAGCTGTCGGTCAAGCGCGGCATCGCCCCGATGAAGGCGCTGGCGGCGCCCCTGGCCGCGCTCGCCGTCTGCGAAGGCGACGGGGTCTCCGGCCGCCGGGTCGAGGTGCTGTACGTGCACGGCGACACCAACCGCTACAGCCAGTACCTGGAGACGTTCCGGACCCTGGCCGAGGGCATGGACGTCATCTACAACGAGAGCGCCCGGGAGACCGGCGGCGAGCGGCACATCCGCTTCGTCACCGAGAACGTCAACGGCGCCTGCCGTCCCGTCGTGCGCGACGTGCGGGTCGCGCAGTCGTCGCTGTCGGAGTTCGGCGCCAGCGTCAACGCCGTCAAGGCGCTGGGCTACAACCGCACCGACCGCAAGTACGTGATGCTGACCGAGGCCAACGTGTACTGCGGCATCGGCGGGTTCGCCGGGGACACCCGCAAGACCGACGACAACCGCTCCAACTTCGGCCCCGAGTTCGGCCGCTCCGACAACGGCTGCTGGACCTCGGCCGTGGCCAGCCACGAGCTCGGCCACAACCTGGGCGCGGTCAACAACAACGCGCCCAACGCCTCCGGCGGCGCGCACTGCACCGACGAGTACGACGTCATGTGCTACTCCGACGAGCCCAACCACCCGCAGATGCGCTACCTGTGCACCGCCCAGTCGCACGACCAGCGGCTGGACTGCAACCACGACGACTACTACAGCACCAACCCGCCCTCGGGGTCGTACCTGGCGAACAACTTCAACGTCGCCGACAACCTGTTCCTCATCCGCGGCGGCGGCAGCGGCGCGCGGTCGATCATCAACCCGGTCTCCGGCCGGTGCCTGGACGTCTCCGGCGGGCGTACCGCCGACGGCACCAAGACCCAGCTGTGGGACTGCCTGAACAACCCGGCGCAGCTGTGGCAGCGGGTCGGCAACACGCTGGTCAACCCGAACTCCGGCAAGTGCCTGGACGTCGCCGGGGCCAGCACCGCCGACGGGGCCGAGGTCCGGCTGTGGACCTGCCTGAACAACTCGGCCCAGCAGTGGATCTTCCAGGCCAACGGCAACCTGCTCAACCCGGCCTCGGGCAAGTGCCTCGACGCCGACGCGTGGGGTACGGCCAACGGCACCCCGACCATCCTGTGGGCCTGCGGCGGCGGCCCGCAGGCCAACCAGGTGTGGGTCTGGCGCTGA
- a CDS encoding Zn-ribbon domain-containing OB-fold protein translates to MNDGDIPTDEVTGPWWEQTRQRRLTVQHCAVCGLAQLPPRLLCTGCGGERLALVAAGRRGIVDAYTVVHRAPTPGTAVPYTIARVRLVDGPILLTRLVGDFEPHCDQPVVLTWLPLPDGRALPAFTREL, encoded by the coding sequence GTGAACGACGGCGACATCCCCACCGACGAGGTCACCGGGCCGTGGTGGGAGCAGACCCGGCAGCGGCGGCTCACCGTGCAGCACTGCGCGGTCTGCGGGCTGGCCCAGCTCCCGCCCCGGCTGCTGTGCACCGGTTGCGGCGGTGAGCGGTTGGCGCTGGTCGCGGCGGGCCGGCGCGGGATCGTCGACGCGTACACCGTGGTCCACCGCGCGCCGACGCCGGGCACGGCCGTGCCGTACACGATCGCCCGGGTGCGCCTGGTGGACGGGCCGATCCTGCTCACCCGCCTCGTTGGAGACTTCGAACCGCACTGCGACCAGCCGGTCGTGCTGACCTGGCTGCCACTGCCGGACGGGCGCGCGCTGCCCGCCTTCACCAGGGAGCTGTGA
- a CDS encoding thiolase, whose protein sequence is MTVAVVGAAECDLGHTGRSAQHLLAQAVRRALDDAGLRLHDVDGLAATGRSPAVQLADQLGLCPSWTDSTAAAGAVFETHVARAVQAIEAGLCQVAVIAYACDQRSARSRRLGGVYDPGTPEAQFEQPYQPLSPLSYYAMTAQRYLHTYHLTRADLARVAVAARQYALANPAAFRRAAGPLTVDDVLAAPMVSSPLGTLDCCLVTDGGGAVVLTSLDRARHLRRPPVTVLGCGEAVTHAAMATPDDLLSTGAAASGARAFAQAGRRPADVDVIQLNDSFTISVPLGLEQLGFCPPGTGTHWDGVPVNTTGGGLSYCHPGQLGVLLLVEAVRQLRGECGARQVPGARTALVHGTGGIASSHATVLLETA, encoded by the coding sequence ATGACCGTCGCCGTCGTCGGCGCCGCCGAATGCGACCTCGGGCACACGGGCCGGTCCGCACAGCACCTGCTGGCCCAGGCCGTGCGGCGTGCCCTGGACGACGCGGGACTGCGGCTGCACGACGTGGACGGGCTGGCGGCCACCGGCCGGTCCCCGGCCGTCCAGCTGGCCGACCAGCTCGGGCTCTGCCCGTCGTGGACCGACTCCACCGCGGCCGCCGGCGCGGTGTTCGAGACGCACGTCGCCCGGGCGGTCCAGGCGATCGAGGCAGGCCTGTGCCAGGTGGCCGTCATAGCGTACGCCTGCGACCAGCGCAGCGCCCGCTCCCGCCGCCTCGGCGGCGTCTACGACCCCGGCACGCCGGAGGCGCAGTTCGAGCAGCCCTACCAGCCGCTGTCGCCGCTGTCCTACTACGCCATGACCGCCCAGCGCTACCTGCACACCTACCACCTGACCCGGGCCGACCTGGCCCGGGTCGCCGTCGCCGCCCGGCAGTACGCGCTGGCCAACCCGGCCGCGTTCCGCCGGGCGGCCGGGCCGCTGACCGTCGACGACGTGCTCGCCGCCCCGATGGTGTCCAGTCCGCTGGGCACGCTGGACTGCTGCCTGGTGACCGACGGAGGCGGCGCGGTCGTGCTCACCTCGCTGGACCGGGCCCGGCACCTGCGCCGCCCGCCGGTCACCGTGCTCGGCTGCGGCGAGGCGGTCACCCACGCGGCCATGGCCACCCCCGACGACCTGCTCAGCACCGGCGCCGCCGCGTCCGGGGCGCGCGCGTTCGCCCAGGCCGGGCGCCGCCCGGCCGACGTCGACGTGATCCAGCTCAACGACTCCTTCACCATCAGCGTGCCGCTGGGGCTGGAGCAGCTCGGCTTCTGCCCGCCGGGCACCGGCACCCACTGGGACGGCGTCCCGGTCAACACCACCGGCGGCGGGCTGTCCTACTGCCACCCCGGGCAGCTCGGCGTGCTGCTGCTGGTCGAGGCGGTGCGGCAGCTGCGCGGCGAGTGCGGGGCGCGGCAGGTCCCCGGGGCGCGTACCGCGCTGGTGCACGGGACCGGCGGCATCGCCTCCAGCCACGCGACCGTGCTGCTGGAGACGGCGTGA
- a CDS encoding IclR family transcriptional regulator, translating into MPISAAAKANPATDDDSQSRSIAAVERAMDVLLYFGRSGQPDLGVTEIATALNLTKAAVHRILTALRSRDLITVDPVTRRYALGHAAVALGRAYLARTDLRAMAAPELRQLAEQTGETATLSLRRGDTRLYVDQVVPDQELRMEVTLGIPYPLHAGGSSKAFLAFLPETEIDSYLDRHPLKPLTDKTLTDPAKLRKELAAIRKRGYATSLGERQAGAASIAAPIFDHDGHVVAVLSVAGPSARFKPEHGETAQSLTEAAARISAQLGYPG; encoded by the coding sequence GTGCCGATCAGTGCCGCAGCGAAGGCGAACCCCGCCACCGACGACGACAGCCAGTCACGCTCCATCGCCGCCGTCGAGCGCGCCATGGACGTGCTGCTGTACTTCGGGCGCAGCGGGCAGCCCGACCTCGGCGTCACCGAGATCGCGACCGCGCTCAACCTGACCAAGGCCGCGGTGCACCGCATCCTGACCGCGCTGCGCAGCCGCGATCTCATCACCGTCGACCCGGTCACCCGCCGCTATGCCCTCGGCCACGCCGCCGTCGCGCTGGGCCGGGCCTACCTGGCCCGCACAGACCTGCGCGCGATGGCCGCGCCGGAGCTGCGGCAGCTGGCCGAGCAGACCGGCGAGACGGCGACGCTGTCGCTGCGCCGCGGCGACACCCGCCTCTACGTCGACCAGGTCGTGCCGGACCAAGAGCTGCGGATGGAGGTCACCCTCGGCATCCCGTACCCGCTGCACGCGGGCGGGTCGTCCAAGGCGTTCCTGGCCTTCCTGCCGGAGACCGAGATCGACTCCTACCTGGACCGGCACCCGCTGAAGCCGCTGACGGACAAGACGCTCACCGACCCGGCGAAGCTGCGCAAGGAGCTGGCCGCGATCCGCAAGCGCGGCTACGCGACCTCGCTCGGGGAGCGCCAGGCCGGGGCGGCCTCGATCGCGGCGCCGATCTTCGACCACGACGGGCACGTGGTGGCGGTGCTGAGCGTCGCGGGCCCGTCGGCGCGGTTCAAGCCCGAGCACGGCGAGACCGCGCAGTCGCTGACCGAGGCCGCCGCGCGGATCTCGGCCCAGCTCGGCTACCCGGGCTGA
- a CDS encoding acyl-CoA dehydrogenase family protein: MADPLTGERLVDDMTEAERDRAQRVEAVLPALRAAAAQADADGVFPAGHVDLLREAGLLGLVVPTEYGGLGGGLRDLAAATFAMGTACPSTALAFFFHNTSASRGLLPLEAVEAGLFDEADVPAVRAFAELVLRRMAGGTWLANFASESVKSAGANIAIATTARPAQRDGVDGWLVTGEKSFGCATGVADTYLVTARLEGTDTAAGLALFLVPRTAEGVSSRPAWDGLGMRGSANHGIVLSDVWVPATEALTVPGAFVKMLQCSRGSFVGNQLAITAVYVGCAQGVYDETLSRLTAKTFADTGRPIAESPMHQVIIGDMTENLETAYLWLRRQLLLETSEPPLAPKNKVYQQWRLAKGSICEAAFAVAVGAFKASGTSGATLHGTMGRALRDLAMGLVMTFPPERGRLEAASMVTADRSNELFASVAK; encoded by the coding sequence ATGGCTGACCCGCTCACCGGCGAGCGCCTCGTCGACGACATGACCGAGGCCGAACGCGACCGCGCCCAGCGGGTGGAGGCCGTGCTGCCCGCGCTGCGCGCCGCGGCCGCGCAGGCCGACGCCGACGGCGTGTTCCCGGCCGGGCACGTGGACCTGCTGCGGGAGGCTGGGCTGCTGGGCCTGGTCGTGCCGACGGAGTACGGCGGCCTGGGCGGCGGCCTGCGGGACCTGGCCGCGGCCACGTTCGCGATGGGCACCGCCTGCCCGTCGACGGCGCTGGCGTTCTTCTTCCACAACACCAGCGCCTCGCGCGGGCTGCTGCCGCTGGAGGCGGTCGAGGCGGGGCTGTTCGACGAGGCCGACGTCCCGGCCGTGCGCGCCTTCGCCGAGCTGGTGCTGCGCCGTATGGCCGGCGGCACCTGGCTGGCCAACTTCGCCAGCGAGTCGGTCAAGAGCGCCGGGGCCAACATCGCCATCGCCACCACCGCCCGCCCCGCCCAGCGCGACGGCGTCGACGGCTGGCTGGTCACCGGCGAGAAGTCGTTCGGCTGCGCCACCGGCGTCGCCGACACGTACCTGGTCACCGCGCGCCTGGAGGGCACCGACACCGCCGCCGGGCTGGCCCTGTTCCTGGTGCCGCGCACCGCCGAGGGCGTGTCCTCCCGCCCGGCCTGGGACGGCCTGGGCATGCGCGGCTCGGCCAACCACGGCATCGTGCTGTCCGACGTGTGGGTGCCCGCGACCGAGGCGCTGACCGTGCCGGGCGCGTTCGTGAAGATGCTCCAGTGCAGCCGGGGCAGCTTCGTCGGCAACCAGCTCGCGATCACCGCCGTGTACGTCGGCTGCGCCCAGGGCGTCTACGACGAGACCCTGTCCCGGCTGACCGCCAAGACGTTCGCCGACACCGGCCGCCCGATCGCCGAGTCCCCGATGCACCAGGTGATCATCGGTGACATGACCGAGAACCTGGAGACGGCGTACCTGTGGCTGCGCCGCCAGCTGCTGCTGGAGACCTCAGAGCCGCCGCTGGCGCCGAAGAACAAGGTCTACCAGCAGTGGCGGCTGGCCAAGGGGTCGATCTGCGAGGCCGCGTTCGCGGTGGCGGTCGGCGCGTTCAAGGCGTCCGGCACCTCCGGGGCGACCCTGCACGGCACCATGGGCCGGGCCCTGCGCGACCTGGCGATGGGCCTGGTCATGACGTTCCCGCCGGAGCGCGGGCGGCTGGAGGCGGCCTCGATGGTCACCGCCGACCGGTCCAACGAGCTGTTCGCGAGCGTGGCCAAGTGA
- a CDS encoding CoA ester lyase, with protein MRSYLYVPGDNPGKLAKALSTGADALIVDLEDAVPPAGKDAARVAVAGFLAERTGVGEPRLWVRVNPGAAGHTDAAAVVGPHLAGVCVAKAASADELAALDRLLTALEAERGLAPGGVRVVPLLESAAAVLDAPALARAPRVARLQLGEADLAADLGVTPGPDGRELLWVRSQAVLASAAAGIAPPVAPVSTDFRDLDALRESTLALKRLGFRGRACIHPAQLPVVHEVFTPTEAELDAARDVVARHDQALRDGTGVCLDARGRLVDEAVVRSARRLLDPES; from the coding sequence ATGAGGTCCTACCTGTACGTCCCCGGCGACAACCCCGGCAAGCTGGCCAAGGCGCTCAGCACCGGCGCGGATGCGCTGATCGTGGACCTGGAGGACGCCGTACCCCCGGCGGGCAAGGACGCCGCCCGCGTCGCCGTCGCCGGCTTCCTCGCCGAACGCACCGGCGTCGGCGAACCCCGCCTCTGGGTACGGGTCAACCCCGGCGCCGCCGGGCACACCGACGCCGCCGCCGTGGTCGGGCCGCACCTGGCCGGGGTGTGCGTGGCCAAGGCCGCATCCGCCGACGAGCTGGCCGCCCTCGACCGGCTGCTCACGGCCCTGGAGGCTGAGCGGGGCCTGGCCCCGGGCGGGGTCCGGGTCGTACCGCTGCTGGAGTCGGCCGCCGCGGTGCTGGACGCACCCGCGCTCGCCCGCGCCCCACGGGTGGCCCGGCTCCAGCTCGGCGAGGCCGACCTCGCCGCCGACCTCGGCGTCACCCCGGGCCCGGACGGGCGCGAGCTGCTGTGGGTCCGCTCGCAGGCGGTGCTGGCCAGCGCCGCCGCAGGGATCGCCCCACCGGTGGCCCCGGTCAGCACCGACTTCCGCGACCTCGACGCGCTGCGCGAGTCCACCCTCGCCCTCAAGCGGCTCGGCTTCCGGGGCAGGGCCTGCATCCACCCGGCGCAGCTGCCGGTGGTGCACGAGGTGTTCACCCCGACCGAGGCGGAGCTCGACGCCGCCCGCGACGTGGTGGCCCGCCACGACCAGGCGCTGCGCGACGGCACCGGGGTGTGCCTGGACGCGCGCGGACGGCTGGTCGACGAGGCCGTGGTGCGGTCCGCGCGGCGCCTGCTCGACCCCGAGTCCTGA